A DNA window from Brassica napus cultivar Da-Ae chromosome C1, Da-Ae, whole genome shotgun sequence contains the following coding sequences:
- the LOC106376083 gene encoding probable histone H2A.3, whose amino-acid sequence MAGRGKQLGSGAAKKATSRSSKAGLQFPVGRIARFLKAGKYAERVGAGAPVYLAAVLEYLAAEVLELAGNAARDNKKTRIVPRHIQLAVRNDEELSKLLGDVTIANGGVMPNIHNLLLPNKKAGSSKPTDEED is encoded by the exons ATGGCGGGTCGGGGTAAACAACTCGGATCTGGCGCGGCGAAGAAGGCTACATCTCGCAGTAGCAAGGCCGGGCTCCAATTCCCCGTTGGTCGTATCGCCCGATTCCTCAAGGCCGGAAAGTACGCCGAGCGCGTTGGAGCAGGAGCTCCGGTTTATCTCGCCGCCGTTCTTGAATACCTCGCCGCCGAG GTACTTGAGCTTGCCGGGAACGCAGCACGAGATAACAAGAAGACTCGGATTGTGCCTCGACATATTCAGCTTGCTGTGAGGAACGACGAGGAGCTAAGCAAGCTACTTGGAGATGTGACGATTGCTAATGGAGGAGTGATGCCTAACATCCACAATCTCCTTCTCCCCAACAAGAAGGCCGGTTCCTCTAAGCCTACCGATGAAGAAGATTAG
- the LOC106360515 gene encoding uncharacterized protein LOC106360515, translating to MFRDENYDEEIPDEEEVYPDTEELSDDEEEQAERMANRGELDGVFSLRQTFYSGEEFKKQVIKYILKTRRNIVFSRWEKTKIGAKCGGKGCVWRIYCSLERPIKKWMVKVYVNTHTCHPTGKSKLIKSPAIAEVMLEKIRKESEMSAPMIREEFRDKFNIIISPEQAKIARRIVLDKLQAECNEHFARLNDYEMELLRSNPDSKIKINTTTKPNGAKAFHSMYICFHQIRVAWKEYCRPVIGLDGTFLKHSSLQGLILIAIGRDPNNQICQIAWAVVNSESNDNWQWFIHRLKIDLGLGMGDLVTIISDQHKGLIHGVTVELPRAEHRACARHIYSNLKKNHKSDTLKPLFWRIACSYNEAYYEKSLDVFKQFDPLAADELLKKDLSTWCRAFFRIGSCCSDTHNNFTASFNRTSKIARKKPFIQMLELIRRDAMQRIATRCKTAKDETGLVTKKARKEVEKYCDEAKHCYSLPSTSGDYECVEFENGYSVNLPSRSYACRKWDLSGIPCRHVVSVIRENGLEVEDFISDYYLTSKWQGLYMNGLSPVNGPKF from the exons ATGTTTAGGGATGAGAACTATGATGAGGAGATTCCAGACGAGGAGGAGGTATATCCTGACACGGAGGAGTTATCTGATGATGAAGAGGAACAAGCTGAGAGGATGGCTAATAGGGGTGAATTAGATGGTGTTTTTAGTCTTAGGCAGACCTTTTACAGCGGTGAAGAGTTCAAGAAGCAAGTGATCAAATATATTCTGAAAACGAGAAGAAATATAGTCTTCAGCAGATGGGAGAAGACAAAGATTGGTGCTAAATGTGGTGGTAAAGGATGTGTGTGGCGTATATACTGCTCATTAGAGAGACCCATCAAGAAATGGATGGTGAAAGTGTATGTTAACACACATACGTGCCATCCCACAGGGAAAAGTAAACTCATCAAAAGCCCTGCCATTGCTGAAGTTATGTTGGAGAAAATCAGGAAGGAATCTGAAATGAGTGCTCCAATGATTAGAGAAGAGTTTAGGGATAAGTTCAACATCATAATCTCTCCCGAGCAGGCCAAGATTGCGAGGCGTATTGTTCTTGATAAGCTACAGGCCGAGTGCAATGAGCATTTTGCAAGGCTAAATGACTATGAGATGGAACTATTAcg TTCAAATCCTGATAGCAAAATAAAGATcaatacaacaacaaaaccaaatgGAGCGAAAGCATTCCACTCCATGTATATCTGCTTTCACCAAATTCGTGTGGCATGGAAGGAATATTGCAGGCCGGTTATTGGATTAGATGGGACATTCCTCAAACACAGCTCTCTTCAAGGACTGATTCTCATTGCAATAGGAAGGGATCCCAATAACCAGATATGTCAAATAGCATGGGCTGTGGTCAACTCTGAGAGCAATGATAATTGGCAATGGTTTATTCACAGGTTGAAGATTGATTTGGGTTTAGGCATGGGTGATCTTGTGACAATCATTTCAGATCAGCATAAGGGATTGATTCATGGAGTTACAGTTGAGTTGCCAAGAGCTGAACATAGAGCTTGTGCTAGGCACATTTATTCTAATCTGAAGAAGAATCATAAGTCTGATACACTGAAGCCACTCTTCTGGCGTATTGCATGTAGCTACAATGAGGCATACTATGAGAAGAGTTTGGATGTTTTCAAACAGTTTGATCCATTAGCAGCTGACGAGCTTTTGAAGAAGGATCTTTCTACTTGGTGCAGGGCTTTTTTCCGGATAGGTTCGTGTTGTTCTGATACACACAACAACTTCACTGCGTCTTTCAATAGAACTTCGAAGATAGCAAGAAAGAAGCCTTTCATTCAGATGCTTGAGTTGATTAGAAGAGATGCAATGCAGCGGATAGCTACTAGATGTAAGACAGCGAAAGATGAGACGGGTCTCGTTACAAAGAAGGCGAGAAAGGAGGTTGAAAAGTATTGTGATGAAGCTAAGCATTGTTATTCTTTGCCTAGCACAAGTGGTGATTATGAGTGTGTTGAATTTGAAAATGGTTACAGTGTGAATTTGCCATCTCGTAGCTACGCTTGTAGGAAATGGGACTTATCTGGAATTCCATGTCGCCATGTTGTATCTGTTATCCGTGAGAACGGTCTCGAGGTTGAAGATTTTATTTCAGATTATTATCTGACATCGAAGTGGCAAGGTCTGTACATGAATGGGTTGAGTCCTGTCAATGGCCCAAAGTTTTAG
- the LOC106373185 gene encoding uncharacterized protein LOC106373185, whose translation MIKTRSQIHPLLRRRLGNGETTSFWVDNWSPFGNLQDFLGASTSRFGIPSTATVASLYDQDHWLLPPARSENQLAIQVHLTTVTLIDEQDHYEWEVAGKLVLGTALERFLTWLVMHNRCPTRDRLLQWGLEVDPKCLLCNSSNESRNHLFFDCSFGGIVWRSISDWCQLQFTTTWDALIDQLHAVRNRNLRRLTLLAFQGTIYWIWHERNSRLHNQTFKTTDIFISTIDKQLRNRIQSFRHSNTRASSAMSQLWFLRS comes from the exons ATGATCAAGACAAGGAGCCAAATTCACCCACTACTCAGGAGACGGCTAGGGAATGGTGAAACTACAAGCTTCTGGGTTGACAACTGGTCGCCATTTGGTAACTTACAAGACTTCCTCGGTGCCTCTACTTCTCGCTTTGGCATCCCCAGTACTGCTACGGTTGCTTCGCTCTATGACCAAGATCATTGGCTTCTTCCTCCTGCAAGATCAGAGAATCAGTTAGCTATACAAGTTCATCTCACTACTGTCACCCTCATCGATGAACAAGACCATTACGAGTGGGAGGTGGCAGGAAAACTAGTTCTCGGTACAGCACTGGAGCG CTTCCTAACCTGGCTCGTCATGCATAACCGTTGTCCTACCCGAGATAGACTTCTTCAGTGGGGACTTGAAGTTGACCCCAAGTGTTTACTTTGCAACTCCAGTAATGAATCAAGAAATCACTTGTTCTTTGACTGCTCCTTCGGTGGGATCGTGTGGAGATCGATTTCAGATTGGTGTCAGTTGCAGTTCACCACTACTTGGGATGCCTTGATCGACCAATTGCATGCAGTGCGCAACAGGAATCTTCGCCGGCTAACACTTCTAGCGTTTCAGGGAACCATCTACTGGATTTGGCATGAGAGGAACTCAAGACTCCATAACCAAACCTTCAAAACCACTGACATTTTCATCTCCACCATAGACAAGCAGCTGCGGAATAGGATCCAGAGCTTTCGCCACTCCAACACTCGTGCTTCCTCAGCGATGTCTCAACTCTGGTTTCTCAGATCATAG
- the LOC106376081 gene encoding uncharacterized protein LOC106376081, with protein sequence MEGSRTRTEKKKKLPSVWFSLKKSLHCKSDPTDVHDPSSRSKETTKRSTYRSGCSRSIANLKDVIHGSNRHLEKPTTCSSPRSIGSSEFLNPITHEVIISNSTSELKITAAAGDVDSSTGAREFVGTLRPGTPVHYSSSNRSQASRKASSERDRGGAAFKQSRRDSAVVNGDDSSVSCHKCGEKFSKLEDAEAHHLTEHAVTELVEGDSSRKIVEMICRTSWLKTENQCGRIDRILKVHNMQKTLARFEEYRDTVKNRASKLQKKHPRCIADGNELLRFHGTTVSCVLGVNGCTSLCSSEKCCVCRIIRNGFSVKREMNNGIGVFTASTSGRAFESIEMDGGDGTTERKALIVCRVIAGRVHRPVENVEEMGGLNGFDSLAGKVGLYTNVEELYLLNSRALLPCFVVICKP encoded by the exons ATGGAAGGCTCAAGAACAAGAactgaaaagaagaaaaagctaCCCAGTGTTTGGTTTTCACTCAAGAAATCTCTCCACTGCAAATCTGATCCCACCGACGTACACGACCCGAGTTCCAGAAGCAAAGAGACAACCAAGAGATCAACTTACCGGTCCGGTTGTTCAAGATCCATAGCCAATCTCAAAGACGTAATCCACGGAAGCAACCGACACTTAGAAAAGCCGACGACTTGCTCTAGCCCTCGTTCAATCGGAAGCAGCGAGTTTCTCAATCCCATCACTCACGAGGTCATCATCAGCAACTCCACTTCCGAGCTCAAGATCACCGCCGCCGCCGGCGACGTAGACTCCTCCACCGGAGCAAGGGAGTTCGTGGGAACTCTGAGACCAGGAACGCCGGTGCATTACTCCTCTTCAAACAGGAGCCAAGCGTCGAGAAAGGCCTCGTCGGAGAGAGACAGAGGAGGAGCAGCGTTTAAACAGAGCAGGAGAGACTCCGCCGTTGTCAACGGAGACGATTCCTCTGTTTCTTGCCATAAATGCGGCGAGAAGTTTAGCAAACTCGAAGACGCAGAAGCTCATCACCTCACCGAACACGCCG TGACAGAGCTCGTGGAAGGAGATTCGTCGAGAAAGATCGTGGAGATGATATGCAGAACAAGCTGGTTAAAGACAGAGAACCAATGCGGGAGAATCGACCGTATCCTGAAAGTGCACAACATGCAAAAGACTCTAGCGAGATTTGAGGAGTACAGAGACACCGTCAAGAACAGAGCGAGCAAGCTACAGAAGAAGCACCCGAGATGTATCGCCGACGGAAACGAGCTCCTCAGGTTCCACGGAACCACAGTCTCGTGCGTTCTAGGGGTAAACGGGTGCACGAGCCTTTGCTCGTCGGAGAAGTGCTGCGTTTGCCGGATAATAAGAAACGGGTTCTCGGTGAAACGGGAGATGAATAACGGGATAGGGGTTTTCACGGCGTCGACTAGCGGGAGGGCGTTTGAGTCGATCGAAATGGACGGTGGTGATGGGACGACGGAGAGGAAGGCGTTGATCGTGTGTCGGGTGATCGCCGGGAGGGTTCATAGGCCGGTGGAGAATGTGGAGGAGATGGGCGGGTTGAATGGGTTTGATTCTTTGGCGGGTAAAGTTGGTTTGTATACTAATGTTGAGGAGCTTTATTTGCTTAACTCTCGAGCTTTGCTTCCTTGTTTTGTGGTTATCTGCAAGCCCtaa